Genomic segment of Panicum virgatum strain AP13 chromosome 9N, P.virgatum_v5, whole genome shotgun sequence:
GGATGGCTGGGATCGTCCTTGAGATTTGCTAGCACGATCCGAGCCGCCGAATTCAGAATCGGTCCGGGATTTTGAACTGAAACTGGTGGGATTTGACGGTGGGATCCTCATGCATATCCGACGAGGGAGGAGATATTGTGCCAAGAGATCTCAAGAAAGATGTTTCGGAAGATATGGGAGCAGTGGGTTTTCAAAGATTTCCATTTATTATTGTATCTTTGGTTGTTTGGGCACTGTCTCATTAATTCCAAACCTTTTCAGACACGAAATTAATTAATGTCCATGCACCCAGCAGTTCAAATGAATGGATGGTAGTGAAAATAATATTGCGGGATATTCCATATGAATATTTTCTGACCCGTTGGGTACTCGGTTGTTCTTTTTCCCAACGGGCATATTTTTCAAATATCCATGCAAAAAATAAATCAATGCTCTATGGATTTGGGGTTCTAGAGAAAATTTCATATCTTCAAGATTACCAAATAAAAAGGAGATAAATGATTTTAAATCACATCTAGGATATGAACAAAAAAGCGCATGATTTTCCAAAGAAAAAATCAGGGTGTCAAAACCAAACCTTGTTTATGAGCCTGCGGGATATTGTTTTAATTGATTCCTTTTGCACTATAAGGAACAAAGGATGTCATGATGGCTTGAAAACCAGGTCCATGCTACGAACAAGCAGACCATTATTTTCCATATTGGAAGATCTAAAATAACTACAATTGAGAACTAGGTTTTTAGCACCATATTTGCTATTCTTCTAGCTAATAAACTTAAGAAAAACAAGTAGTACAGACCAACAAACCTGAATTCATTGTTGCACAGAGCCGAATATTTTGTTGATACGAACATGGTTAAAAATCGAATCCAGGCTATGAAAAAAAGGATTGCATGAATTTCTCTggaacaaaagaaaaacaaggtTAAGGGGAAAACGAGATGTAGGTTCTCAGAACCATGTTTTTTTAATCCTTTTAGCTAATAAACCTGAGAAAAAAACAAAGAGTAGAGACCATTAACGCACctgacactactagaaaacaagccggttcatctccataccggtacttttggggtggatggaatTTATGAATGAcctttaggtaccggttggtattatcaaccggtacctaaggctctccataggtaccggtacctatagatgagccttaggtaccagttggtgttaccaaccggtacctatagatgagcctaaggtaccggttgattaccaaccggtaccttaggctcatccattggttactttaaaaagaaaatatctcctactcgatcagaacaactgtgtagttgagatggtaaaggagcaacgTGCGAGGCTAGAGGTTGCGAGTTCAAGTCCCAACCAAAGAGAATATTTTGCGTGAATTTTGAAGGCTTAGGCACCAGTtgttttacccggtaccaaaagctgagcctttggtaccactttgggggtaccggttcaaaaaaccggtaccaaaggcattCTCCGACCGGTGCCAAAGGcagtttttctagtagtgtgatTTGATCTGCCGATAGGTGAAACATTGATAGGAACTATCAAACGATTCAACTATTCGAGGATAACCTAGACAAAAGATCAATTTCCATGTACCCAGGAAATCAAGGGCAACTCGAGGTAGGAAGAACGACCGAAGAGGTAGGGAGTGTAGAATGTTAGTGAGTCGGGGCTAGAGGGAAAGGGAGCGTATAGATGCAGCGACAGCAAGCGAAGAGGAGATTATATATGCGATATTTATAGCGGTAGCAGACTAGCAGTATCTTCAAGCTAGATGCCAAGCATGTTGCAAACGTGAATGTGTCGAGAGAAGACAAATGTCAAGTGACACCACTTGTCGCGCAATCCATGTGGAGATTGCACAAAAGCCACTTGTAAACATCTACAAGGTTAGATCCTTCTAGAAACTATTCAACGACTAGGATTGAACGAAGTATAAGATTGCACGAAGGGAAGACTTCAAATGTCAAGTGATGTTGTATTCAGTGTGACTCCATAAAAGGAACTTAGGTGTATCGTCTTTAAGCGGGCAAATTGTAGCTCTACTCTTTACGGTAACCAGAGTGCCCTACATTTAGGAGCTCATGCTCCCTACAGCTATGCGCCTATGCCCACGCTTCCAAGGTGCTCCATACTTTCCAAACTCTAGATCGTTTTGCCaaatcatgataaatagttttaaCTATTCATATATATCTGTTATGTCTGGGTGCATAGTAAAGATTGGAAACTTATAGGCGGAATAGCCATTTTGGCCCCCTAAACTATCGCACAAGGCTCAAATTGGCCCTTAAACTATTAAAACGTCCAATTTGACCCTTAAACTTCTGATTTCCAAACAATCTCTTCCATGCTCCTTCATTGCCCGACACGTGGATAGTTGAAGACGCAAAATGACTCTCTTGCCCTTCCCTAATTCCTTTACCTCATGGCAACAATTGAAGAAACATAGGCTGCAAGAGTACCAAAAGAGATTTTGGAAGATTGCGAAGGCACCTAATGAGCaattatttaattattacaagAATAAGCTTGCTGCAAAAACTCCACGGGGATGGCTGGATTTGGAGAAAACAGATCCTGTCCTTTGGTCTCGAGCTTGGTTTAAACTTGGTTCAAATTGTGAATCAGTTGACAAGAACAGGAGTGAATCCTTCAATAGCTGTATTATTGAATCAAAGTTCAAGCCTATCATTACTATGTTAGAGGACATCAAGATCCAAGTGACTAGAAGAATCTAAGAAAATAGGAGTAATAGTGAAAGGTGAACAATGGCTTTGTGTCCAAACATTATTAAGGAAGGGTTGAAGAGTCATTTTGCATCTTCTACTCTCCACATGTCGAGCAATAAAGGAGTATGGACGAGATTGAGTTGGAAATCAGAAGTTTAAGGGTCAAAATGGACATTTTGATAGTTCAGAAGTTAATTTGAGCCTTGCGCGATATTTTAGGGGCAACAATGAACCTTGTCAATGTCTTGCGTGCGCGTAGCCTGAAATAGGATCCGCTCATGTTTCCCACGGAGTCCAGCTAGTAGCGAGGAAAGGAAGGCAGGCACTGGCCGTAAAGTACAGTGAGGCAACGGAAAAGGAGAAAACCCGTTACTGCAAGTAGTACTACTCCCTCACATGAAACAGATCGGGTCGTCATCGGGTAGGTTGAGCCCTTTAGCACCCTGGGCGCGGTGCACCCCCGCCGCTTTTCCGATCCCCTGCTCTCACCGTTTGTCCCGGCCGCCGGTCccccgcaccgccgcgccgcgcgcacggGTACGGACGGGGAGGCCAGCAGGCCACGTATGCACCAGCCGCTGGCCGCCAACCAACTCGACTCGGCCGGCAGGAACGACATCGCCGGCTCGGGCGCCCGCAGCCGGCCTTTGGATTGGCGTCGCCGCGTGACCGCTGCCGGCGCCCGGCCGTGATCGTTGGACGTGTCGTGCGTGCCCCCCGTGCGGCATGTGATCGTCGGTGGGAACCGCCGCGTGCCTTTCGCTGGCCCATCCCATCGTTTCGAGTTCGGCGGTCCGCCTTTCGGTTCGTGCCTGCCCTTTGTATTCAACTTGTTATAACACAAGTCATTATTGCGAGTATAGTGTATACAAGCCATACATAGCGTGCCAATGCCAATTACAGACACAGTTGAGTGGCACGCGCGCAAACGTTGGGAGCTGACGACGACGGTGCGAGGCTACTGCCGGCCGCGGTtgagccgcgcggcggcggcgatggacgcGGCCACCCcgccgggccgcgccgccgcgtcggggccgccgccgctcacctcgGCGCCCACCACCCGCGCCGCGTCCTCCCGCTCCACCTCCTTGTCCGCGCCCAGCCTCAACGTCGCGTCCTGCGTGCGTACGAGCGCAGGTCGTCACAAATTAAAACAAGGTGCAAACTGCATTCAAGTAGTAATAAAAAGTAGTATACACGAGACGCATGCACGTGGCCGCTGCTCTCCGCCCGCCACGTGACCAAGGCACGGAGGACGCGTGGCGTACCGCGAGGACGTCGCGCAGCGTGGCCCTGTCCTCGTCGCGCCGCGCCACGGCGTTGGCGTTGGcgtccgcggccgcgcgcgcccgcgcggCGAGCCCGTCCGGCGGCGCCTCGTCCGCCCCGCTCGCTCGCGCCTCGGCGGCCGCGATCGCCGCCGCGTCGCTCGGCTCCACGGGCTGGTCGCCCGCCGAGAACGCCGTCGCCTCCAGCGCCTCGCCGATCGTGATCTTCGTTCCGTCCCTCACCGCTCCGCCAGGGCCCCGGCAGCCGCCTCCGAGCTCGCCTGCTTCTGCTGCGGCGCCATCGGCGGGGTCatcatcctccgccgcctcgatgTACTGCCCGACAGGCTGCATTAACATGTGCGCGCATGCGCATGAGCGCAGAGTCAGCGCGCGGGCTCAGGTCACAGCTTGGCATCAGCAACACGGTGCGCGGCTAACATGATACCACCTGGTCGGCGACGAACTCCGTGACGACGCGGGCGCCCGGCACGCGCGCCTCGGTGACGGCGACCCCgcactcggcggcggcgccgtcggtggccgcctcgccgcgcgccaccaCGCCGAGGCGCTCGT
This window contains:
- the LOC120687612 gene encoding late embryogenesis abundant protein 31-like translates to MSQEERLRTQPANPDGPGQDRPGGGGAVLYGDVFAVEGELARTPIAPQDAAMMQAAESAVLGRAPRGGTAAVMQLAARRNERLGVVARGEAATDGAAAECGVAVTEARVPGARVVTEFVADQPVGQYIEAAEDDDPADGAAAEAGELGGGCRGPGGAVRDGTKITIGEALEATAFSAGDQPVEPSDAAAIAAAEARASGADEAPPDGLAARARAAADANANAVARRDEDRATLRDVLADATLRLGADKEVEREDAARVVGAEVSGGGPDAAARPGGVAASIAAAARLNRGRQ